A DNA window from Malus domestica chromosome 12, GDT2T_hap1 contains the following coding sequences:
- the LOC103449469 gene encoding rho GTPase-activating protein 5-like, whose protein sequence is MTEVLQSPSTSHFPSPPSSSTPCAAAPPTPNDSPYPHALLEDTLQGYLASEEDEENESEDEEEEERKKKERDGEGDQLSLVTLLVTAFRRSLIGCSSTNSADSGRGKLSSMEIGWPSNVRHVAHVTFDRFNGFLGLPVELEPEVPRRAPSASANVFGVSTESMQLSFDARGNSVPTILILMQRHLYAQGGLQAEGIFRINAENSQEEYVRDQLNRGVIPEGVDVHCLAGLIKAWFRELPTAVLDSLTPEQVMQSQSEEECAELVRLLPPTEAALLDWAVNLMADVAQMEHFNKMNARNIAMVFAPNMTHMVDPLTALMYAVQVMNFLKTLIVKTLKEREESLVETAPVPRLEPSDEDEHQSTFQPYHKEANEEANKENEEEGVFVGEEPDLESPLHSTQNDPITESGSQTFLSSIKNIIPGGNRFLADNCACEVVSQVSSLANGPQDQGLTGSGREAQPNVRKIKSGQSSGSNLKKGPKKVNEQPLIQTAVTADKSKRSEILSRINSRTELAEGWR, encoded by the exons ATGACCGAGGTCCTCCAATCACCGTCCACATCTCACTTCCCTTCCCCTCCAAGCTCCTCCACTCCATGTGCTGCTGCTCCACCTACACCCAATGACTCACCATACCCACATGCCCTTTTAGAGGATACCCTCCAGGGGTATTTGGCTTCGGAGGAAGACGAAGAAAACGAAAGCGAagacgaagaggaagaagagaggaagaagaaggagagggaCGGAGAGGGTGATCAGCTTTCCCTTGTGACCCTTTTGGTTACTGCTTTCAGGAGGTCTTTGATTGGGTGTAGCAGTACTAATAGTGCAGATAGTGGAAGAGGGAAGCTTTCTTCCATGGAGATTGGGTGGCCTTCGAATGTCAGGCATGTTGCCCATGTCACCTTTGATCGGTTCAATGGGTTTCTTGGTTTGCCTGTTGAGCTTGAACCTGAGGTCCCCAGGAGGGCTCCGAGTGCCAG CGCAAATGTTTTTGGGGTCTCAACAGAGTCTATGCAGCTTTCTTTTGATGCCAGAGGGAACAGTGTCCCAACAATACTTATTTTGATGCAGAGACATTTGTATGCACAAGGTGGTCTGCAG GCTGAAGGGATCTTCAGAATTAATGCTGAGAACAGTCAGGAGGAGTACGTCAGGGACCAATTAAATCGGGGAGTGATACCAGAGGGCGTTGACGTGCATTGTTTGGCCGGTCTTATTAAG GCTTGGTTCCGAGAACTTCCAACTGCTGTGTTAGACTCTCTAACACCAGAGCAGGTAATGCAGTCCCAGTCGGAAGAGGAGTGTGCTGAACTTGTTAGGCTCCTACCTCCAACAGAAGCTGCGTTATTGGATTGGGCAGTAAACCTAATGGCTGATGTTGCACAAATGGAACACTTCAACAAGATGAATGCACGCAATATTGCCATGGTGTTTGCACCAAACATGACTCAT ATGGTAGATCCTTTGACTGCATTGATGTATGCCGTCCAAGTGATGAATTTCCTCAAGACTCTTATTGTCAAGACActaaaagaaagagaggaatcTTTGGTGGAAACAGCCCCTGTACCCCGCCTAGAGCCTTCTGACGAGGATGAGCACCAAAGCACTTTTCAACCATATCACAAAGAGGCCAACGAGGAGGCTAACAAGGAAAATGAAGAGGAGGGCGTATTTGTTGGCGAAGAACCTGATTTAGAGAGCCCCCTTCATTCTACACAAAATGATCCCATAACCGAAAGTGGATCTCAAACTTTTCTATCTTCTATCAAGAATATCATTCCGGGAGGAAACCGGTTTCTGGCAGATAATTGTGCTTGCGAGGTTGTATCCCAAGTTAGCTCTTTGGCAAACGGGCCCCAAGATCAGGGTTTAACAGGTTCAGGTAGAGAGGCTCAGCCAAACGTTAGGAAGATCAAAAGTGGTCAATCAAGCGGTTCGAATCTGAAGAAGGGGCCCAAGAAGGTAAACGAGCAGCCACTGATTCAAACTGCTGTGACCGCAGATAAGAGCAAAAGAAGTGAAATTCTTAGCCGCATAAATTCGAGGACGGAGTTGGCTGAAGGTTGGCGTTGA